From Cheilinus undulatus linkage group 15, ASM1832078v1, whole genome shotgun sequence:
agatttttttgtctatttggGCTATTAAATCTCATTGTTATTAAAATGTTAGACTCCTTGTAAAAGTAGCTACGTAGATTTTACCCCCAAATACTCTTAAAATTCACAGAGTAATCTCTATAATATTAATTTGTGTAAGCCAGTGGAAATGTACTTGCGATAACCCACTGGCTAAGGCATGTTTGTGTCAGCCCCAGGTGTATTTTTCCCTTTGCCTCTAGCTTAATGTAatataaatgggaaaaatcatCAATTGAAGAAATTTCACTGTTCTCTCCAGGGACTTCAGGCATTACAAATTCATTGAGCAGCAGCTCCTTTGAACATGCAGACTTCATCTGCTTTAATCTAAAAATAGGCACTTATGCCAGATTTCCAGTGTTCCTGCTCAACCTTGGCTCCATTTCTCTTTCTGCACACTGAAGCGTTTCCTTCTGGTGGCCATGAAAGGAACGACAATCCGAGGTcccagatgatgtcatctataCTGCCGAGTGACTTAGTTGCATCTGAATCTGCAATCATGATTGGTGAACTTGAATGAAAACTATGGCtttcaattttaaaatcagacCCTTGTTAGCATTTATCATGAAATAACACAGCAGCATGACAATATCTTTTTTATTACtgcaaataaaatacaacagtaaacaatctttagaaataaaaggGGTGTGACTGACTGCTCTATGTGACTTAAGCTAAGAACTGTAAAACAAAGGTTGGTGCTTTTGGAGAATGGGGGAATAATGCCCTTTATAAAAAGAGGAAGCCAGGCACTCCaaacatgaaaatttaaaataaaaatgaggatAGAAATTACTTACACCTTTGTTATGATTACTTTAGCTAAGATACtagctttttaaatgatttggcCATTATGATAAGGATTTTAAGTATTTCCCTCCtcatttttacatatttcatgtttggagtgcctggtttcctctttttttgcacaaaacaaTGTTTATACAAGCTTTAAAACCAATACATGGTTAACTTTTACTCTATAAGGCAGACCTCATCTCTTTACTGTTCTTATTTGAAGCAAAGTAGTTAATACGTTTATTTACAACACACTGTTTTGAAACAGGGTACATACTGAGATCATATAACTGTAGCTTAAGGTACTTAAACCAATGCAATAAATGTTCGTCTTCTCCATTTACTTCAACTGTAACAGCTTCTTTGTGGCGAAAAATGAGGTGACAAACATTACACCAGTTTGATGGCCCCCATGAAGGTGTCGTCCCCCCCTAGGGACACATTAGCTGTAGAACGAGGGATCAGCAGCTCCAAGTGGTCCCCAACATCCAGCTTCACGATACCTAAAGAGATGCCAATGTACTTTTAAAACATGGAGCTGCCATTTTTCTTTACTTCCTGCGACAAACAGCTTTCACACATACCACACACGTGCTGCCATTTCACCACACGCTTGACTAGATAGAAAAACACCCTGACTGACCTTCTGTAACAGCTGTTGTAAAAAAGGTTGAATATAAACAATAACACAGTCTCACCTCCTGTGTAGCAGGTGTTAAAAGGGTAGTCTGGGTTCATGTTCTGGATACAGCGGAACAAGACCACATACTGAGGCTCATTTCCCACCACATTCCTCTTCCTTCTGATCAACACATGACCCATTGCAAAGTAGTCATCTGTGTAAAAGACCTGAGCACATCAGAGACAGTTAGATCTATGGAGTAAGCCAAAGGCATGGGTCTTATCATGCATAAACAGTCATAGAGCATTTGCTGCttcatttatttacatgcaaCATTTGCATTTTCTCATTTACATCTGACCTCTCTTCAAGGTCTGTTAACTAAGCCCCTGCTTAAATTGAGCACAACCTTTTTTCCTGCAGTTCATGTAGACATTTTCCCCTCTCAATTGAAATATGGCAAACAGTCTAGCAGCGCCCTCTTCTGGAGAAACTATTAAATTAAAGGACCTACCTGACTGTAGACAAAGTAGAAGCCCTCCTCTCTGACTAACAGGCTGTCACCGTCTGCCTCCAGCGCTGTTCCTCTCCTCAGCCCAGTCTGCCAGGGGATGCCTGTGTGCAGCTCTGAGGTAAACTCTAATTCAAGGAATAACATTTTAGGAGATGTGACCATAAAGTACACGCAAAACAAGAAATCTATCTCAATGATCCCTGAATAAtctaaatggtttaaaaagagCAACATGAGTTACTGTAATTCTGACAACCACTTTGATTGGACATGAGGAGTTCTGATATAGAGTAAAATGGGACCAGGACTTTCAAATGTatcatttacagtgcttaacaaatttactgGACCACTCTaattatgccacagctgccctaagttaacagcattgataattaccaaaatcattttttatgtttctgcaatggctaatacaccaatatgtagaagctctttaacccaaatgatattttaatgctaatataatattatttttttatccatgaattttcacatttactgatttacaaaaaaaactgaaaaagtagtAAAGcgcattaatatttcttgattaatttgtcaaattaaagttatttacttgcattcctcaACAGAAAAGTGAGTTTCAGTGGtcgaatgttatgcttgattcatttctgacttctcagaaaagcccagtggctcaaatttgggtgaattcagtttgaaatccctcattcctgttcaaaatagtaaaacgtcgagagctcattgaaaatgaaagagtctgcattaaagcacttcatgatgctggatggtctttgagacaaatatgacaggtggtctaataaatttgttaagcactgaacATAAGGTGAATTATGTTGATTATTACTAAATCAGTGCCACAGAAACACTTCTTTGTCAAGATTTTGCACTAAAACTATGGTCATTTaacctaaaaataataaacaaattactgtaattttcATGTTGCTTATCTAACtgtgataataaaaaaataaaatataaccaATAATTTCTCATAACTTTTTAGAAGTTTATATTAGTAAAAATCTATCTGCAGTGTTTACCATATAGACAAGACTTGGGTGTGTCATCAAGGTGTACTCGCAGCTACCCAAGTGCAGGCCTACCCAAACAGTTGGCCAACGGGCCCATCaaaaacctagagaatgggccctcctcagttgtgatttattgatagtatcaatgtgtgtgtgtagcagtggtgctagtgtcctggctaacagttgtcCCTTTTTGGAGCTGAAACGTGTgccaagctattattgggttctgatgttcaaattgcatattcatgccactttaagaccccttttcattactgtctccacccatttttgccttttttttttttaaactttggccTACTTTATACGCTCATGTTTGTAACTTTTCAGCTACTCTTAActtgcttttgccacttttgcctctgaaacccattgttgccactttttaactgcttttcaccacttttctgccctgTTTTGCCccagtttttgcctttcttagcccCATTtgtgattttgccacttttaacctatttttcacactttttttgccaattttcagctagtttgtgtgtctcttttttcattgactaaattaattttccttaaaaatatttCCGGCctttctttcatattttctggcatcctgatgtgtGTGAACATCAttgcttagctatgaagtctgacattacttttttatggtttagttcaatgtgcctATCCATACTGTCAACATTACCCAAAAAAggcaattctgtttttttttacatttttaaaaaaagactgtagagtactacagcataaatgaacagataaatatgtttaaaatgttgatttaaaaagagaGGTTATAATTTTAgatatgaaatatggttattaTCACAGAATCAATTTACAATGGACGTTGATTTTCCGGACCCCCATGGGTGTCCACTAGTGTGTTCCTAATAAGCTCCTTCCTGTAAGCTCCTTACACCATTTTCTTGCTGCTAATATTGTCATGTACTCATGCACTCTAAGATGATTGTTGCAATACTCTTCCTCATCAATTATAAGCCTTCAAACTCACAGATCGCCTTCTATGATTATAGAATACTGAGAGAAACAATTCAAAAGGTCACTGATATTACTTGAGTGTCTTTATACAGCATACTGCTGGTGATGATACTGTCAAAAAAGCAGACACATGCACAAAATCAGCCTACAAAATTAGGAAGGATGGGATGATTACCACTACAACTGCCCAAGTATGAGTGTTTTGTAAGAAACACTGATTATACATGTCAAGGCTAATCAGTGGTGAATGGTGTACAAAAACAATGCTACACTGAACGTCCAGTTAATAACAACATTTCTATAACCAAGTAACATTTGTGCCTATCCTCTCCTGTGATGATGCTGTAATACACATCTTAGCCCAATAGAAATTGAGAtttttgcagttaaaaaaaatataccaAAGGCCATACAAACTAAACTGAGACTTTATACAAACACCAAGCTATCATAGTCCAGGAGAAACATACTGTACCTTTGCTGAAGGTTTTCCTGTCATGGTTTgccaacaactgcaagcaaggtTGAAGAActgtaacaaaaaaataaaacctgcaCTTTACTGAAAGACTGCCTTTCCcccctctccttttctctctttttcctttaGGCAACAACGCCCATCATTCCAGCTGTACACTGACGATATTGCACCCGAGGGAGTGTTTAAAAGCTTGATAGTGAGAACATTCACACCATGTTAAAAGCACTAAAATATGCTTGCATTTTCTGCTACAGAATACTTCTTAGTTTTTAGGTGTTAAGCACAAAAGCTGATGAGTCACTCACACTTAGATGTTACAAATAAGACAGTGTTGTGAGTTTTTCCTTTTAGCTGAGTTAAAGTTCTAAAGAGGAGGTATATACATACAAGATAATAAGACATTTAACTATATAAATGATCTTTACTTGGCATGTAAATAGATCTTAACAGTACAGAAGGACTGAAGACCTCAATCAACATCTTTAACAGGACACAAGTATCCTTCTTGTAGTTGAGACTGTTGACTTGTAAAACAACACCCGTCTGCAGCTGCTGACAGACAAAAGGAACTCAACACTGTGGTTTTACCTTTTATATTGACAGTACATTTTCAGGAAAGTGTTCAGCCTACCATGTGGCTCCCCTCCAACAACCAGTCTTCTCCTCCTTATCATGGTGGAAGCATGTTGAGACTGTGGTTGTTGAGGAGGCTCCTGGCTGCTTCTCTTGCTGCTGAATTTCTCAgtctgtccaaaaaaaaaaaacaaaaaaaacaaacaaaaaaaaaaaacatatgaataATCCAGTTAGATGATGACGGATTTTAGTTTTCCGAGGTTGCTGTCTTACCTGACATCCATGTTTAGACTCCcgtccctcctctctcctgcgACAGACCTCTGCTCTGAGTCCCTCCACCTCTGCTCTTAGAGCCACCAGTTGGTACAGGGACAAAGCTGACAAAGAAGAGGAGGTAACAGCAGCGATGGTCAGCAGTAAAATAGGCCAGGACAGCCTCCTTTCACCTGCCTTTTCTCCGGTCTTGGGCTCTCCATCTGCCAAAACTGCCATTTCAGTGTGTAAGCTCACACTGGAAGCATGACTGCTCCCTTGATGAAACTTTTCCTCCTTTCCTTGGGCAACTTTAGATGAGGAGTGTTTGCCACTACCTACAGCGTTGTCTTTTGGAGCCTTGGGCTTTAACTTAATTCCTAACAGCACCGCTGATATTCTAAACTTTCGTTTTTACTTCTCAGAGGCCGGCTCCACTTGTCTGAAGGACTACGCAGAACAAatactgtacaaaaaaaaaagggcaacagCTTCCCCCTTCTTGTTCCTCTTCAGCTAACTGCACAAAGTTCCTCCCTGACCTGCAGCCCCAACAAATCTTTCCTCTTTTTACTCTTCATCCTGCTTCTTTAGAACTGTAACAGTGAACAAACACAGGAAGGACAATCTTGGCAACTGGATGAGTCACAGCAAGGCAAATGTAAAAGAGTTACGGGATTAACTCAGAGAAATAGATA
This genomic window contains:
- the tnfsf13b gene encoding tumor necrosis factor ligand superfamily member 13B; this encodes MAVLADGEPKTGEKAGERRLSWPILLLTIAAVTSSSLSALSLYQLVALRAEVEGLRAEVCRRREEGRESKHGCQTEKFSSKRSSQEPPQQPQSQHASTMIRRRRLVVGGEPHVLQPCLQLLANHDRKTFSKEFTSELHTGIPWQTGLRRGTALEADGDSLLVREEGFYFVYSQVFYTDDYFAMGHVLIRRKRNVVGNEPQYVVLFRCIQNMNPDYPFNTCYTGGIVKLDVGDHLELLIPRSTANVSLGGDDTFMGAIKLV